The nucleotide sequence CCTAGGCCATCAAGTTATTTCAGTTCAACAACTTAGGGGCAGACTCCGGGCGCGAAGCCCGAGGGTGGCACTCACCCTGCCATCCATATCGGCGGAGTTCGCAATGGACAGCAGCACCCAGGACCTGACCGGCTTCCCGTCCGCCCCTCAGTTGGGACGCAGCGTGTCCATCGAACGCGCCGCCGAGATTCTCGGCGTCTCGCGGAGAACTGTTTACTACCGCATCAGCGAAGGCGTCCTGCAGACCATCCGCACCAGGGGTGGTTCCCAGCGGGTCGTCGTGGAGTCGCTGACGGCGCCAGAGAAGCACTAGCCACCCCCGGAACAGGACTGGACCCAATGACTCGTCGCCTCCTTGCCGTCATCGCTGCTCTCGCAATCGCCGTTCCGGCGGCCGCCGCGGGCTCGCAGCGGCGTGCTCGTCTGTCTGCCGACCTCCGAGCGGAAGTCGGCCGGGGGAACACCAACACCGTGCAGGTGATCGTCGACGGCGACGACGCGACGATCAGCCGCATCCTGTCGCGCCACCCGCTGGACCTCAAGCGGCGGCTGCGCCACGGCGCGGTCGTCGAGGTGCCTGCGGGCCAGCTCGACGCCCTGGCCGGCGACCTCGACATCGGCAAGCTCTCGTCGAACGCGCTGGTCACGTCGCACATGGCACTGACCACGGCGACGACGGGCGCCGACGCTGCCCTCGCGGGCCTCGTCGAGACGCTCGGCGCCGTGAACGGCTCGGGCGTGGGTGTGGCCGTGATCGACTCCGGCATCGCGCGCCACCGGTCGCTGAACGGGAAGGTGATCGCCCGGGTGGACTTCACGGCCGACGGGCGTGGGCGCGACGGCTACGGCCACGGCACGCACGTGGCCGGCATCGTCGCCGGCAGCGCCCTGCCGGGACGCAACGGCGGCGCGGCGGGCATGGCCCCCGGGGCGAACCTGATCGACCTTCGCGTGCTCGGTGACGACGGCTCTGGCGACGTCGCCTCCGTCATCGAAGCCGTCGACTGGGCCGTCGAGAACCGCGGCCGCTACAACATCCGCATCATCAACATGTCGCTCGGCACCGCGGTGACGCAGTCCTACAAGGACGACCCGCTGGACCAGGCCGTGGAGCGCGCCGTGCGCGCGGGCATCCTCGTGGTGGCATCGGCCGGCAACCGCGGCCAGACCGAGGACGGCCGCATCGTGATGGGCAGCATCACGGCCCCCGGCAACTCCCCGTACGTCCTGACCGTCGGCGCCGTCCGCGCCAACGGGACGGTCGGCCACGAAGACGACACGCTGGCCCCCTGGAGTTCCCGCGGTCCGACGCTCTACGACTACGTCATCAAGCCCGACATTGCGGCCCCCGGCAGCATGATCACGGCCGCTGGCGTCGACGGCTCCACCCTGGCCCAGATTCGTCCGGACCGGCTCATCGGCCGCGGCGCGAACGCCTACATGACGCTCAGCGGCACCAGCATGTCGGCGGCCGTCGTCAGCGGCGCGGCGGCCCTCCTGATCGATGCGAACCCCCGCCTGACGCCGCTTGGCGTCCGCCTGGCTCTTCAGGCCTCGGCCGACTTCCTGCCCGACGCCGGCCTCCTCGGCGCGGGCGCGGGCGACCTGAACCTTGCCGGCGTGCTGCGCGACGGCGCCAAGCTGCCTACCCGCACGACGGCGGACCTCTTCCCGGTCAGCTGGGGCGTGAAGGTCAACCAGGAAATCGTCAACTGGAGCGGCGTCCGCGGTGACGCGTTGGTGTGGGGCGACACGCTGGTCTGGGGCGACGCGCTGGTCTGGGGCGACGCGCTGGTGTGGGGCGATACGCTGGTGTGGGGCGACACCCTGGTGTGGGGTGACACGCTGGTGTGGGGCGACACCTTGGTCTGGGGCGACGCGCTAGTCTGGGGAGACACCTTGGTCTGGGGCGAGGCGCTGGTGTGGGGCGACACCTTGGTGTGGGGCGACTCAATCATCTGGGGCAATTCCATCATTTGGGGCAATTCGATCATCTGGGGCAACTCCATCATTTGGGGAAACTGAAGCCCGAGCGTTGCCACTTCGAGAATTACTGGGCAGCGAGCACTCGACTGCCGTCGTAGGAACCCGAGGTAATATATGAAGCCGCTCATCATCTGGGGCGAGTAGCCAACCGTTTCCTCCCGCTGTGGTAGACACTCGTCGTAGCGCCATCGGTCGTGTCTACCTCTGGGCGGTGCCGGCGGCCGGAATAGGGACGTTGGCGTGGGCTGTCACTGACCTCCTAGCCCATTCCCCGTCCCCTTACTGGATCGCGCTGGCGACTCTGACCGCCCTTACCGGCTCGTTCACGGTAAAAATTCCTGGCATGGTGGCTCGGCTGTCGGTTTCCGAGCCATTCGTCTTTGCGGCTGCCCTCCTGTTTGGCCCCGCCGCTGGCACTGCTACGGTAGCGATCGACGCGTGCGTCATGTCGCTTCGGCTAATGCCGAGCTTGCGGACGCCTCACCGTGTTCTGTTCAACGTCGGCACCCTGGTACTGTCGGTCGCGAGCTCTTCGTGGGTATTCTTCATCCTTTCTGGCATTGACCCGCGGGCACCGGAATACCCTTCAGTCGACTCCTTTATCTGGCCGCTTTACGCCTTCAGCGCTTGCTGCTTCTTTGTGAACAGCGGGTTGGTTGCGCTGGCGTTAAGCGTCGAGCGCAAGAGCTCGCCCGTAACGATCTGGCGAGAGCAGTTCATGTGGCTTTCGGTGAACTACTTCGCCGGCGCTTCGGTGGCTGCGCTCATTGTCGTCTTCGCCCGAACTGTCGACGTCGCGATACTTGGAATCGTCATTCCGCTGATTGCCATTTCTTACCTAACATTCCGCACAACCCTGGGCCGTCTAGACGACGCAAACAAGCACCTTGGCGACTTGAATTCGCTATACCTGTCGACCATCGAAACGCTCGCGATGGCGATCGACGCCAAGGACCAAGTGACCCACAGTCACATCCGCAGGGTACAGCGATACGCCACCGGCCTAGCGCGCGCGCTGGGAATACAAAACGAAAAGCAAGTCAAAGCAATCGAAGCGGCAGCACTCCTGCACGACATGGGCAAGCTGGCAATCCCTGAGTTCATATTGAACAAACCCGGCAAGCTCACTAGTCGGGAGTTCTCGGTGATGAAGACCCACGCAGCCGTCGGGGCTGACCTGTTGTCGTCTATCCGGTTTCCTTACCCCGTCGTGCCAATCGTGAGACACCATCACGAGAACTGGGATGGAAGTGGCTATCCGGACGGCCTCCGCGGTCCCGCAATTCCAATCGGAGCCAGGATCCTCGCCGTTGTCGACTGCTACGATGCTCTTACTTCTCATCGACCGTACAGGCCAGCGCTCTCGGCCAGTCAAGCCCTAGAGATTCTGACGCAGCGGCGCGGCAAGATGTACGACCCACTGGTCGTCGATGCATTTGTTCGCGAGCATGCCTCACTGAGCACGCAGGCCGAGTTGCAGGACTTCCCAACCGTTCTGCTCGCGACTCAGGCGGACGCCACGCCTGAACCCATTGACGACAAACTTGAGCAGCAAGACACGCCAATCGAGTCGCTGCGCCTTCTGGCCAGCGTGTCGGCGTTTCCAGGAGGTCCTCCAACTCGAGTCGTGTGCCGGCAGCTTGTCGACAGCTTGCACGCACTCGTGCCGTTTGACACGGCGGCTGTGTTCGTCCTTAGCGAGGCTTCAAGCGATGCCGAGGTGCTGTATGTCGATGGCTCCGCCGCGCATGTCCTCACCGGGCAGCGTATCCCGATAGCGGAGCGCCTCACTGGCTGGGTTGCTGCACACCGGACGGCGGTGTGGAATTCGGACGCAAGGCTTGATCTTGGACCGATGAATGCGAGCACCACGCTTTCGCTCGGCTCCAGCCTGCCGCTCTACCAGAACGAGACTCTCTTTGGCGTGCTCTCGCTTTACGGTCGCCCCGAGCACGAGATCACCGTTGGCCAGCGACGCGCGCTGGAGTCATTGCTTCCCATTCTATCGGCACACATTGGCGATTCCCTGGCACGTCCTGGTACTGCGATTGACTGCACCGCACCGCAGCCTCGAGAGGCAGCTTTGTCTGCGCTTGAGTCGCTGCTTTCACACAATCGCCGCAGCAGCTCTGAGGACGCGGTTGCAATCGTGGCCGTCGCGATGTCTGCGCTAGTTTCAGACGGTGCGCCGCAGAATTCACTAGAAGCAGCGACCCGGACTCTTGCGGTTCGGCTTTCGCCAACCGTCGCATCAAAGCGATGTGTTCTAAAGATTGCCGATGGGCATCTGCTCTTGTGCGGACTGGATAGCGTGGACGCCACCGAACTTGAGCAAGAAGTATTGACGGCGGCGAAAGTCTCGGCCCTGCAGCCATTTGCCATCTCTTCGACGCCTATCCGGACCCCGCTTGAACTACAGGACCGAGTTCGACGCGCACTCGAACTCGCGTCAACTGTCCAGACTGTTCGAGCCAGCAGGGTTCATTGACTTGCCGCATTTCATCGAGCGGATCGCAGCAGCGGGTAGAGTGGCAGAGGCTCTCGCAGAGCTTCGAGCACAGCCTCGCCTGACCCTTGAGCTGAGAGCCCTTCAATGCGAGCTCGAGGCACTCAGCGGAAACAGAGACGTCGCGCTGCGGCTCGCCGAGGAAGTCAGTACACGAGCTGACTCAATCCCTGCAGTGGTTCGAGCGCTCGTTGTCTCCGGACGTCTCAACTATTTTCTCGGAAAGCCCTCGCTCGGGCAGCAGCGATTCCGGAGAGCCAGGGAACTGGCCAGCGAGGGCCCCGATCCCGCTCTGCATGCCCTCGCCGTCGGGCAACATCTCGAAGCGCTGATGCGGTTCGTGAGCCTAGAGGCGGCCGTCGGCGATATCGCATCGTACCGACGCATCGCCCACCGCGCGGGAAGTCACGCCAGCCTAGCGCTCTTGCACAAGATCCTCGCCGAGGCTGAACTGAAGAGCGGGCGGGGACTCCGATCGGTGAAGGAACTGGAGCTGTCATGGCTCCACGTGAGCGCCCTAGGCGACAAGATACTTGAAGCCCAGTTGCTCTTTGCCCGTGGTGCCGCGCATGGTTCCCTTGGTGAGGTCTCCGCTGCCTATGGATACGCCCAAGACGCGGTGGCTCTCGCTGGTCGGCTAGGGGCACATGCGATTTCTCGGTCTGGGCAAGTCAACGTGGCGCATCTGCAAGTTGTAATGGGCCTGCATGACGAAGCGGCCGCTACGCTCGACTTCATGACGCGACAGACCTACGCCTCGATTGATCGCGAGTTGGATGTCTGGGCAAACCGGTTGCAGCTTCTCTCCTACAGGATGGACCCGGACGCTTTCCATGTTGACTCGCGATTCGGGCCGATTGCTGCGACCCGATCGACAGTGTCGGCGCAGTGGTTCAAGCTCGCTCGCGTCGAGTACCTCACCCGCCTCGGCGATCCGCGCGAAGCGGTCGAGCTCGGCCTCGAGTGCCTCGAGCTGTCATCGAGAGACGACCGTGACTATCTGGCGAGGCTCAGGGGCGCCACGGCGGAAGCGATGGCGGTGCTGGGCCGCGAACAGGAGACCGCGGCCCTCATCTCGAACGTCGTGCTCGGACAGCTGGGCGGACTGCCCGAGTTCATCGCGATCGCGCAACGCGTGTTCGGGCGGCTCTCGGCCGACTCGACGGCAGCGGCGCTCGAGCACTTCGACAGGGCGGCCAGGGTGTTCGGGGACATCGGGCACGTCGTCGGGCGCGGGGAGTCGATGCACCGGGCGGCCTCGCTGCGTGCGGGCCAGGCCGCAGACGGCGTCCCCGCCGTCACCGAAT is from Vicinamibacterales bacterium and encodes:
- a CDS encoding S8 family serine peptidase gives rise to the protein MTRRLLAVIAALAIAVPAAAAGSQRRARLSADLRAEVGRGNTNTVQVIVDGDDATISRILSRHPLDLKRRLRHGAVVEVPAGQLDALAGDLDIGKLSSNALVTSHMALTTATTGADAALAGLVETLGAVNGSGVGVAVIDSGIARHRSLNGKVIARVDFTADGRGRDGYGHGTHVAGIVAGSALPGRNGGAAGMAPGANLIDLRVLGDDGSGDVASVIEAVDWAVENRGRYNIRIINMSLGTAVTQSYKDDPLDQAVERAVRAGILVVASAGNRGQTEDGRIVMGSITAPGNSPYVLTVGAVRANGTVGHEDDTLAPWSSRGPTLYDYVIKPDIAAPGSMITAAGVDGSTLAQIRPDRLIGRGANAYMTLSGTSMSAAVVSGAAALLIDANPRLTPLGVRLALQASADFLPDAGLLGAGAGDLNLAGVLRDGAKLPTRTTADLFPVSWGVKVNQEIVNWSGVRGDALVWGDTLVWGDALVWGDALVWGDTLVWGDTLVWGDTLVWGDTLVWGDALVWGDTLVWGEALVWGDTLVWGDSIIWGNSIIWGNSIIWGNSIIWGN
- a CDS encoding HD domain-containing protein — encoded protein: MVARLSVSEPFVFAAALLFGPAAGTATVAIDACVMSLRLMPSLRTPHRVLFNVGTLVLSVASSSWVFFILSGIDPRAPEYPSVDSFIWPLYAFSACCFFVNSGLVALALSVERKSSPVTIWREQFMWLSVNYFAGASVAALIVVFARTVDVAILGIVIPLIAISYLTFRTTLGRLDDANKHLGDLNSLYLSTIETLAMAIDAKDQVTHSHIRRVQRYATGLARALGIQNEKQVKAIEAAALLHDMGKLAIPEFILNKPGKLTSREFSVMKTHAAVGADLLSSIRFPYPVVPIVRHHHENWDGSGYPDGLRGPAIPIGARILAVVDCYDALTSHRPYRPALSASQALEILTQRRGKMYDPLVVDAFVREHASLSTQAELQDFPTVLLATQADATPEPIDDKLEQQDTPIESLRLLASVSAFPGGPPTRVVCRQLVDSLHALVPFDTAAVFVLSEASSDAEVLYVDGSAAHVLTGQRIPIAERLTGWVAAHRTAVWNSDARLDLGPMNASTTLSLGSSLPLYQNETLFGVLSLYGRPEHEITVGQRRALESLLPILSAHIGDSLARPGTAIDCTAPQPREAALSALESLLSHNRRSSSEDAVAIVAVAMSALVSDGAPQNSLEAATRTLAVRLSPTVASKRCVLKIADGHLLLCGLDSVDATELEQEVLTAAKVSALQPFAISSTPIRTPLELQDRVRRALELASTVQTVRASRVH
- a CDS encoding excisionase family DNA-binding protein, which codes for MDSSTQDLTGFPSAPQLGRSVSIERAAEILGVSRRTVYYRISEGVLQTIRTRGGSQRVVVESLTAPEKH